In Opitutaceae bacterium TAV5, one genomic interval encodes:
- a CDS encoding demethylmenaquinone methyltransferase, with protein MEKPPPAMKLEDLEAERQIDPHTPLPLPEQEICERYEKIFTAAVNDALRERKLTRQTLPNGLMPLRDHMRAAGFAFTIKGAKNLQLTSEMARRAEMLDAITENSFVVWDTSLDTESAHWGECMTMAAQRKHCRGAVVDGGVRDTDQVLNLGFPLWIRYRSSNGMLGRFRISGWQTPIQMGDVFVNPGDLIFADIDGALCVPRQFAVPILERAEEIAHGESDLKRWIKEGMSAVEIVKRGGYF; from the coding sequence ATGGAAAAACCGCCCCCCGCGATGAAACTCGAAGACCTCGAAGCCGAGCGCCAGATCGATCCCCACACGCCGCTTCCGCTGCCCGAGCAGGAAATTTGCGAGCGCTACGAAAAGATCTTCACCGCCGCGGTGAACGACGCGCTCCGCGAGCGCAAGCTCACCCGCCAGACGCTCCCCAACGGCCTCATGCCGCTGCGCGACCACATGCGCGCCGCCGGTTTCGCCTTCACTATCAAGGGCGCCAAAAACCTCCAGCTCACCAGCGAGATGGCCCGCCGCGCCGAGATGCTCGACGCCATCACGGAAAACTCGTTCGTCGTCTGGGACACATCGCTCGACACCGAATCCGCCCACTGGGGCGAGTGCATGACCATGGCCGCCCAGCGCAAACACTGCCGCGGCGCCGTCGTCGATGGCGGCGTGCGTGACACCGACCAGGTGCTCAATCTCGGCTTCCCGCTCTGGATCCGTTACCGCAGTTCCAACGGCATGCTCGGCCGCTTCCGCATCAGCGGGTGGCAGACGCCCATCCAGATGGGCGATGTTTTTGTGAATCCCGGCGACTTGATTTTTGCCGACATCGACGGCGCCCTCTGTGTTCCGCGCCAGTTCGCCGTCCCCATCCTTGAGCGCGCCGAGGAAATCGCCCACGGCGAATCCGACCTCAAGCGCTGGATAAAAGAAGGCATGTCCGCCGTCGAGATCGTGAAACGCGGCGGGTATTTCTGA
- a CDS encoding sodium:melibiose symporter gives MSSKLFHKVQPTATEDKVSPSRRLAYGMGNFSDHIGTDTLMSNANPIFNIALHMDPRLLGVAIAIMRLWDAITDPVVGALSDNARTRWGRRRPFMLFGALGAGITFPLLWLVPGGLSPTGVFVWFTAFSILFFTFQTFFTIPWTALGFELTPDYNERTRVMELRAYMGTAVGLVVPWTYAFTQLPVWGGSTITGARWMGVCVGILIILSGLIPVIFLRERFFKKAQNQGQIPILKSIGMTLKNKPFIMMVLITFFTVVGGRTVNHLGFYIGLYYLFNGDTVKQGVLAGVGGNVGLVIGLASVFFLNRLSQRIGKRKTLALCLILLVISGFAKWLFYTPESPWLSLVVLAFTVPSGSGFWLLIASIKADICDDDELNTGYRREGAIGAVSAWISKLSTSATAVLAGFVLAVTGYHAASGSAQAAGVVDAMRWWFYIIPSASAIIALFLLWWFPITEERARETRRLLEERRGKL, from the coding sequence GTGTCCTCAAAACTCTTCCACAAAGTCCAGCCCACCGCCACCGAGGACAAGGTTTCGCCCTCCCGACGCCTCGCCTACGGCATGGGCAACTTTTCCGATCACATCGGCACGGACACGCTGATGTCCAATGCCAACCCCATCTTCAACATCGCGCTCCACATGGACCCGCGCCTGCTCGGCGTGGCCATCGCGATCATGCGCCTTTGGGATGCGATCACCGACCCCGTCGTCGGCGCCCTCTCCGACAACGCCCGCACCCGCTGGGGCCGCCGCCGCCCCTTCATGCTCTTCGGCGCGCTCGGCGCCGGCATCACCTTTCCCCTGCTCTGGCTCGTGCCCGGCGGTCTCTCGCCCACCGGGGTCTTTGTCTGGTTCACCGCTTTCTCGATTCTTTTTTTCACCTTCCAGACCTTCTTTACGATTCCCTGGACCGCCCTCGGTTTCGAACTCACGCCCGACTACAACGAGCGCACCCGTGTCATGGAACTGCGTGCCTACATGGGCACCGCCGTCGGACTCGTCGTCCCCTGGACCTACGCCTTCACGCAACTTCCCGTCTGGGGCGGCAGCACCATCACCGGCGCGCGCTGGATGGGCGTCTGCGTCGGCATCCTCATTATCCTCTCCGGCCTCATCCCGGTGATTTTTCTTCGCGAACGTTTTTTCAAAAAAGCGCAAAACCAGGGCCAGATTCCCATTCTGAAATCGATCGGAATGACCCTGAAAAACAAGCCCTTCATCATGATGGTGCTCATCACCTTTTTCACCGTGGTGGGAGGGCGCACCGTCAACCACCTAGGCTTCTACATCGGGCTCTATTATCTCTTCAACGGCGACACCGTCAAACAAGGCGTGCTCGCCGGCGTGGGCGGTAATGTCGGCCTCGTCATCGGCCTGGCCTCGGTCTTCTTCCTCAACCGCCTTTCCCAACGTATCGGGAAACGCAAGACGCTCGCCCTTTGCCTGATCCTGCTGGTCATCAGCGGATTTGCCAAGTGGCTCTTCTACACGCCGGAAAGCCCGTGGCTCAGCCTTGTGGTGCTGGCCTTCACCGTGCCCTCCGGTTCCGGCTTCTGGTTGCTCATCGCCTCCATCAAGGCCGACATCTGCGACGACGACGAACTCAACACCGGCTACCGTCGTGAAGGCGCCATCGGGGCCGTTTCCGCGTGGATCTCCAAACTCTCCACCTCGGCAACCGCCGTCCTCGCCGGATTCGTGCTCGCCGTCACCGGTTACCACGCCGCCTCCGGCTCCGCCCAGGCCGCCGGTGTCGTCGATGCGATGCGCTGGTGGTTCTACATCATCCCCTCCGCCTCCGCCATCATCGCCCTTTTCCTCCTCTGGTGGTTCCCCATCACCGAAGAACGCGCCCGCGAAACCCGCCGCCTCCTCGAAGAACGCCGCGGCAAGCTCTGA
- a CDS encoding N-terminal cleavage protein, protein MFTQKPILSFPILHSRPPSGTRAFTLIELLTVIAIIGILAGIMIPVVGKVRETARNVNCISSLRNIHNWLTLYAEENKGLYPQPSNNPALPPPKDNASGAWWNIIQAYFTPKFIYPAVDESNLAMNPWYCAAAPKGGLYPNGVRRVYAINAQGGTPDDRFAPNQNTKWSQTLIVADGAPWNPGDYDSTAYFRAANSGGGSLLFDPRHGGKINGVFLDGHVLSFQLNDTRLDDWIKNLRN, encoded by the coding sequence ATGTTTACGCAAAAGCCCATCCTCTCTTTCCCGATTCTTCATTCTCGTCCTCCCTCCGGGACGCGAGCCTTCACCCTCATCGAATTGCTCACCGTCATCGCCATCATTGGCATCCTGGCCGGCATCATGATTCCCGTCGTCGGCAAAGTCCGGGAAACCGCTCGCAACGTTAACTGCATTTCCAGCCTTCGCAACATCCACAACTGGCTCACGCTTTATGCCGAGGAAAACAAAGGGCTCTATCCCCAGCCTTCCAATAACCCCGCCCTCCCTCCGCCCAAGGACAATGCCTCCGGTGCCTGGTGGAACATCATCCAGGCCTACTTTACGCCCAAATTCATCTATCCCGCCGTGGACGAATCCAACCTGGCCATGAACCCGTGGTATTGCGCCGCCGCCCCGAAAGGCGGCCTCTATCCCAACGGCGTCCGCCGCGTCTACGCCATCAACGCCCAAGGCGGCACACCCGATGATCGCTTCGCGCCGAACCAGAACACCAAATGGTCGCAGACCCTGATCGTCGCCGACGGGGCGCCCTGGAATCCCGGCGACTACGATTCGACCGCCTATTTCCGGGCGGCGAACAGCGGCGGCGGCTCCCTCCTTTTCGATCCCCGCCACGGAGGCAAGATCAATGGCGTCTTCCTCGACGGCCACGTCCTGTCATTCCAGCTCAATGACACCCGCCTCGACGACTGGATCAAAAACCTCCGCAACTGA
- a CDS encoding short-chain dehydrogenase: MPTHTYLQSSKDKVVVITGGSTGIGLEAARLFAAEGARVTILARGADKLAAAIENLAATPEAGIARDRLHSAAVDVTDEAAVQAALADIERRDGRIDILVNNAGVGFATDLASVGTDDYRRIIDTNLTGVFHAVRAVLPGMKARKSGHIINVSSIVGKIANPVAPIYCASKHALNGYTSGLQQQVAADNIRVSLVSPASVDTDYWAGRTVDRAKFLKPAEVAAAIHFIAAQPEGVLIKDLDLAALR; the protein is encoded by the coding sequence ATGCCTACGCACACCTATCTGCAGTCCTCCAAAGACAAGGTCGTCGTCATCACGGGCGGATCCACCGGCATCGGTCTCGAAGCCGCCCGCCTCTTCGCCGCCGAAGGCGCCCGCGTGACGATCCTCGCCCGCGGCGCCGACAAACTCGCCGCCGCTATCGAGAACCTCGCCGCCACGCCCGAGGCCGGCATCGCGCGCGACCGTCTCCACAGCGCCGCGGTCGATGTCACCGATGAAGCCGCCGTGCAAGCCGCTCTCGCCGATATCGAACGCCGCGATGGCCGCATCGACATCCTCGTCAACAATGCCGGCGTCGGCTTCGCCACCGACCTCGCCAGCGTCGGCACCGACGACTATCGCCGCATCATCGACACCAACCTCACCGGAGTCTTCCACGCCGTCCGCGCCGTTCTCCCGGGCATGAAAGCCCGGAAGTCCGGCCACATCATCAACGTCTCCTCCATTGTCGGCAAAATCGCCAATCCCGTGGCGCCGATCTACTGCGCCAGCAAACACGCTCTCAACGGCTACACCTCCGGACTCCAGCAACAGGTCGCTGCCGACAACATTCGCGTCTCGCTCGTGTCTCCCGCCTCTGTCGATACCGACTATTGGGCCGGACGCACCGTGGACCGGGCCAAATTCCTGAAACCCGCCGAAGTCGCCGCCGCGATTCACTTCATCGCCGCCCAGCCCGAAGGCGTCCTGATCAAGGATCTCGATCTCGCCGCCCTCCGCTGA
- a CDS encoding LacI family transcriptional regulator, with translation MSTKPPTLRDLAVKLGVSHATVSMALRNSPAISEATRSRVQTLARKEGYHGNILVRALLTQVRRGRLDGTGEVIALLVEGSGQDAQWRPDLVEGVKAARRRAHQSGMAVEVFPTGQHGCDSKRVGRVLFSRGIRGLILPPVSLELGPLDIDWNLYAVMAVGYSFRQREMHRVANAHFDGIMTAYARLRAAGCRRIGCMLRRNEDEKARHYWLAGALAAPRVYGGAALVPLMQDDPPDEAEFARWFSKKKPDAVIGNQPDYALQWLRGMKVRVPGDMSYASLDVTPGSGVSGIGQSWGGMFATAVDQLAGELARNEFGLPAEPKVTLVGGEWVEGETVRKQ, from the coding sequence ATGAGCACGAAACCTCCAACCTTGCGTGATCTGGCGGTAAAATTGGGTGTGAGCCACGCCACCGTGTCGATGGCGCTGCGCAATTCCCCGGCGATTTCCGAGGCGACACGTTCGCGTGTGCAGACGCTGGCAAGGAAGGAAGGGTATCATGGCAACATACTGGTAAGGGCGTTGCTGACGCAGGTGAGGCGAGGGCGTCTGGATGGCACGGGAGAGGTGATTGCCTTGTTGGTGGAAGGTTCCGGACAGGATGCCCAGTGGCGTCCGGATTTAGTTGAGGGTGTGAAAGCCGCCAGGCGTCGCGCACATCAATCCGGGATGGCCGTGGAGGTGTTCCCGACCGGGCAGCACGGTTGCGATTCAAAGCGTGTGGGGCGGGTATTATTCAGTCGCGGCATCCGGGGGCTGATTCTGCCGCCAGTGTCTCTGGAGCTGGGGCCATTGGATATCGACTGGAATCTGTACGCAGTGATGGCAGTGGGATATTCGTTTCGCCAGCGGGAGATGCACCGGGTGGCGAATGCGCATTTTGACGGCATCATGACAGCATACGCGCGGTTGCGGGCGGCGGGATGCAGGCGGATCGGCTGCATGTTGCGCCGCAACGAAGACGAGAAGGCGCGACACTACTGGCTGGCGGGCGCGCTGGCCGCGCCGCGTGTGTATGGCGGCGCGGCACTCGTGCCGCTGATGCAGGACGATCCGCCGGATGAGGCGGAATTTGCAAGGTGGTTCAGCAAAAAGAAACCGGATGCAGTGATCGGCAACCAGCCGGATTATGCGCTGCAGTGGTTGCGGGGGATGAAGGTGCGCGTGCCGGGCGACATGAGTTATGCGAGTCTTGATGTGACGCCGGGGTCGGGCGTTTCGGGCATCGGCCAATCATGGGGAGGGATGTTTGCAACAGCGGTGGATCAACTGGCGGGAGAACTGGCGCGCAATGAGTTCGGGCTGCCGGCGGAGCCCAAGGTGACGCTGGTCGGGGGCGAATGGGTTGAGGGGGAGACGGTGCGAAAGCAGTGA
- a CDS encoding short-chain dehydrogenase, giving the protein MVPHHRRTRPRNPPPPRRTPRQALNIFSNTPTHTMKDRIIVITGAGGGFGRALIDTLAPQGVRLALADLGSAPLAELAGQARKLGAADVVTGAVDITDEASTAAFFASVKQKFGRADILINLPGMSIAAPVADMPVESYDKIIDVNLKGLFLAAKHFIPLTDPAQNPLISFISSQAATRPNPNAPVYCAAKAAVSVFGQGLALQVMKQNIRVTSIKPGPVNTVGFWGDRPVPREKFMQAADVANVINFILTLPSHIVMHEVSFESFEFFKK; this is encoded by the coding sequence GTGGTTCCCCATCACCGAAGAACGCGCCCGCGAAACCCGCCGCCTCCTCGAAGAACGCCGCGGCAAGCTCTGAACATTTTCTCCAACACACCAACACACACCATGAAAGACCGCATCATTGTCATCACCGGAGCCGGCGGCGGATTTGGCCGCGCGCTCATCGACACCCTCGCCCCGCAAGGCGTCCGCCTCGCCCTCGCCGATCTCGGCAGCGCGCCCCTCGCCGAACTCGCCGGCCAGGCCCGCAAACTCGGCGCCGCCGATGTCGTCACCGGCGCCGTTGACATCACCGACGAAGCCTCCACCGCAGCCTTCTTCGCGAGTGTTAAACAAAAATTCGGACGCGCCGACATCCTCATCAATCTCCCCGGCATGTCCATCGCCGCGCCCGTCGCGGACATGCCCGTCGAGTCCTACGACAAGATCATCGACGTCAACCTGAAGGGCCTCTTCCTCGCCGCCAAGCACTTCATCCCGTTGACCGACCCGGCGCAAAACCCGCTCATCAGCTTCATCAGTTCGCAGGCCGCCACCCGTCCCAATCCCAACGCTCCCGTTTATTGCGCCGCCAAGGCCGCCGTTTCCGTTTTCGGTCAGGGGCTCGCCCTCCAGGTGATGAAGCAGAACATCCGCGTCACCTCGATCAAACCCGGCCCGGTCAATACCGTCGGTTTCTGGGGCGACCGCCCCGTGCCGCGGGAAAAGTTCATGCAGGCCGCCGACGTCGCCAACGTCATCAACTTCATCCTCACGCTCCCGTCGCACATCGTCATGCACGAGGTCAGCTTCGAGTCGTTCGAGTTCTTCAAAAAATAA